A DNA window from Cutaneotrichosporon cavernicola HIS019 DNA, chromosome: 2 contains the following coding sequences:
- a CDS encoding uncharacterized protein (Aldo/keto reductase family), with protein MDKASGNAIRLSRESTVRLRSGAAMPIIGYGVYQARGDDCKNGVKAALQSGYRQIDSAQAYHNETLVGAGVANSGVPRSQVFITSKFMPGHTVPTEDEVFDHLVKSPRRFTPETPRPPEGHLDLLLIHAPRPNEEARAVHWKALARAQKEGWARDIGVSNFGVKHLGALPEPLPAVNQIELHPWCQQRDIVQYCQDKGIVVQAYCPIVRADPKRLGDPVAVKIAQKHGKEVPQVLIRWSLQKGYVPLPKSVTPERIQSNLDVFDFELDAEDMAALDSLDEGAKGACSWNPVDNP; from the exons ATGGACAAAG CATCAGGCAACGCAATCCGTCTCTCCCGGGAGAGCACCGTCCGCCTGCGTTCTGGGGCCGCCATGCCCATCATCGGCTACGGTGTTTACCAGGCCCGTGGCGATGACTGCAAGAATGGTGTCAAGGCGGCTCTTCAGTCCGGGTACCGGCAAA TCGACAGTGCGCAGGCGTACCATAACGAAACGT TGGTTGGCGCTGGAGTTGCCAACTCGGGCGTACCCCGCTCCCAGGTATTCATTACGAGCAAGTTTATGCCGGGGCACACGGTGCCGACGGAGGATGAGGTGTTCGATCACCTCGTAAAGTCACCACGGCGCTTCACGCCCGAAACGCCCAGACCGCCCGAGGGACACCTGGACCTGCTGTTAATCCATGCGCCGCGCCCCAACGAGGAGGCACGCGCCGTGCACTGGAAGGCATTAGCACGCGCGCAGAAGGAGGGATGGGCGCGCGACATTGGCGTGTCCAATTTCGGCGTCAAGCATCTGGGCGCCCTCCCCGAGCCGCTTCCCGCCGTCAACCAGATTGAACTGCATCCCTGGTGCCAGCAACGCGACATTGTCCAGTATTGCCAGGACAAGGGGATTGTCGTTCAGGCGTACTGCCCAATAGTGCGCGCCGATCCGAAGCGACTTGGCGATCCCGTCGCTGTAAAGATTGCGCAAAAACACGGCAAGGAGGTGCCGCAGGTGCTCATCCGCTGGAGCTTGCAGAAAGG ATACGTCCCATTGCCCAAGAGCGTTACCCCGGAGCGCATCCAGTCAAACCTTGACGTGTTCGACTTTGAGCTCGATGCTGAGGACAtggccgcgctcgactcgctcgacgagggtgCTAAGGGCGCTTGCTCGTGGAACCCCGTCGACAACCCATGA
- the SKS1 gene encoding uncharacterized protein (Serine/Threonine protein kinases, catalytic domain): MLHTIASSHPNIAAIHQVLHDDDYTYIVMDYIPGGDLFAMIADRGRYIGDDELVRSVFLQIVDAVRHCHDMGIYHRDLKPENILCSADGTKVVLADFGLATTEPFSRDFGCGSTFYLSPECQGGLFEPVDNYSTVQADLWSLGIILINLACVRNPWKQATIDDETFRAYIDNPSILGRILPVSDSTAEICAGLFASNPADRITLAQLTSMVKRAPSFSAPPPMPVPPPIPVRAQPAKPRRPPQSIPSSNASPYISYLPSYTSEYVQTPPSDMSDLYGYLVGPPPSPYSPQFHHHYVPSPSPRYITAPVHHPATPAGTPGLVGSEVCDFGFGASNTNSSDCHLPTPRNSPMPVPMPKLMPAHHGCSGKLQGLVESIPHLHNHKLAFV, encoded by the exons ATGCTTCACACCATCGCAAGTAGCCACCCAAACATTGCCGCCATTCACCAGGTGCTTCACGATGATGACTACACCTACATTGTCATGGACTACATCCCAGGTGGTGACTTGTTTGCCATGATTGCCGACCGTGGGAGATACATTGGAgatgacgagctcgtccgctccgtcttcctccagattgtcgacgccgtccgcCACTGCCACGACATGGGCATCTACCACCGTgacctcaagcccgagaACATCCTATGCTCAGCCGACGGGACAAAGGTTGTTCTGGCCGACTTTGGGCTTGCGACTACAGAGCCCTTCAGCCGTGACTTTGGATG CGGCTCCACCTTTTACCTCTCCCCTGAATGCCAGGGTGGGCTGTTTGAGCCAGTTGACAACTACTCGACAGTCCAGGCTGACCTTTGGTCACTCGGTatcatcctcatcaacctcgccTGCGTCCGGAACCCTTGGAAGCAGGCCACCATCGACGATGAAACGTTCCGCGCCTACATCGACAACCCATCCATCCTTGGAAGAATCCTCCCCGTCTCCGACTCCACAGCCGAGATCTGCGCAGGCCTTTTCGCGTCCAACCCCGCAGACCGCAtcaccctcgcccagctcacCAGCATGGTCAAGAGGGCACCCTCTTTCTCAgcaccgccgccgatgCCCGTGCCTCCTCCCATTCCAGTACGCGCACAGCCCGCAAAGCCACGACGGCCACCACAGTCCATTCCCTCATCCAATGCCTCGCCCTACATCTCGTACTTGCCCTCGTACACTTCCGAGTATGTGCAGACCCCGCCATCCGACATGTCCGATCTTTACGGGTATCTCGTGGGGCCACCACCCAGTCCCTACTCGCCCCAGTTCCACCATCACTATGTCCCAtcaccgtcgccgagatACATCACCGCGCCCGTGCACCACCCGGCCACGCCTGCAGGGACCCCCGGCCTCGTCGGGTCCGAGGTGTGTGATTTCGGGTTTGGCGCCAGTAACACGAACTCGTCCGACTGCCATCTCCCGACGCCGCGAAACAGCCCCATGCCCGTGCCCATGCCGAAGCTTATGCCGGCCCATCACGGCTGTAGCGGCAAGCTCCAGGGCCTCGTCGAGTCAATCCCCCACCTGCACAACCACAAACTCGCCTTTGTTTAG